The following is a genomic window from Marinobacter sp. NP-4(2019).
TGGCAAAGCGGACCGCCTCCCGGTGCAGTGCCTCCCGGTCTGCCACCTGCGGGAACAGGGCATCCACCGCCTGCAGGTAAACGTCCTGGGAAAACGGATAGAAAGACAGCTGCAAGCCGAACCGGTCCGCCAGGGACACCTGTTCCTCGATCGCCTCCGCCGGATGCAGCTCGCCATCACGCATCTCGCTTTTCAGGTTGTCAGACATGAACTCCGGCATCAGGTGTCGACGGTTGGAAGTGGCATAAACCCGCACGTTCTCCGGCGGCAGCTCCAGCGAGCCCTCCAGCACGCTCTTGAGGGCCTTGTAGCCGGACTCACCGACATCAAACGACAGGTCATCGCAGAAAATCACAAAGCGGTAGGACAGGTCGCAGATATCATCGACAATCTCCGGCAGGTTCACCAGGTCGTCCTTGTCGACCTCGATCATCCGCAACCCCCGGTCCTGATAACGGTTCAGCAGCGCCTTGATCAACGACGACTTGCCGGTACCCCTGGAGCCCCAGAGCAAGGCGTTATTGGACGGCTCGCCGGCAAGGAAACGCTCGGTATTTCGCTCCAGCGCCTGTTGCTGGCGTTCGATGCCGGTCAGCGCCTGCCACTGTATCGGATCCAGGCGGCGAATGACCCTCAGGCCGGATCTGTGGCGGCGCCAGACCGCTGCCGGGGTTGTCGCCCAATCGATGGTTGTTGTCTTCATCACACCTCTGTCCTATTCCGCAGGTCGCCAGGTTATGAAACACTGGCAAACAGATTGATCGCAAATCAAGGAGACTTTACCGCAAATGGCTGTGAAATCCGTTGCCCTGGTGGCACACGACAACAAGAAGAAGGAGCTGGTGGACTGGGTGTCCGAGAACCAGACCCGCTTCGCGCAACTGTCCCTGTATGCCACCGGTACCACCGGCCG
Proteins encoded in this region:
- a CDS encoding ATP-binding protein: MKTTTIDWATTPAAVWRRHRSGLRVIRRLDPIQWQALTGIERQQQALERNTERFLAGEPSNNALLWGSRGTGKSSLIKALLNRYQDRGLRMIEVDKDDLVNLPEIVDDICDLSYRFVIFCDDLSFDVGESGYKALKSVLEGSLELPPENVRVYATSNRRHLMPEFMSDNLKSEMRDGELHPAEAIEEQVSLADRFGLQLSFYPFSQDVYLQAVDALFPQVADREALHREAVRFATAKGVRNGRTAQQFYRQFAGGDQQNR